Genomic DNA from Niallia circulans:
GAGTTGTAGCAGAAAGATTAGGCGTTCCATTCGGAATTATGGATCTTTCCTTAGCACCGACTAATGCTATTAATGACAGCGTTGCTGATATCTTGGAAGAAATTGGTCTTGAGCGTGTTGGTACACATGGAACGATTGCGGCACTTGCTCTTATGAATGATGCAGTGAAAAAAGGTGGCGCAATGGCTAGCTCCTATGTTGGAGGGTTAAGTGGTGCATTCATTCCTGTCAGCGAAGATAACGGAATGATTCGCGGTATTATGGATGACAGCTTAACATTATCAAAACTAGAAGCAATGACTTGTGTATGCTCTGTTGGACTCGACATGATTGCGTTGACTGGAGACGTGTCTGCCGCAACCCTTTCTGCGATTATTGCAGACGAGGCAGCAATCGGCATGATTAACAAGAAAACAACAGCAGTTCGTGTTATTCCTGTGCCTGGCAAAAAAGAAGGAGAAATGGTTGAATTCGGCGGCTTACTTGGAAGAGCTCCTGTTATGGGTGTCAACCCATACAGCTCCCAAAAGCTAGTTGACCGCGGCGGCCGCATCCCTTCCCCACTGCAGGCGCTTATCAACTAATAACAAAAAATGTCTGGCTCAATTGGAGTCAGACATTTTTTTGTGGAATTGGCTTTAACCATAACAGCAGTAAAAACACAAGGCTGATATAGCCAAAAAGCGGATACAGTATAGACAGCAATGTGCCATAATGAATGAAGCTAATGGAATAGGACACTGCAAATATAACTGCAATAATAAGGATGCTAGGAATTCGCAAATACTGGCTCATTTGCCTTTCCAATCCGTACACATTGCCAATAACAGATGTGAATATCTCCCCATATATAACGATAATATATATCCATGATAAATTTGGAGCCAGCTCTCGCATGATGGACGCCATTGGTATAGCATAACTGTCAACATTATCGAGCATGATTAATGTAAAGTGACTCGACAAGAGAATAAACATTAACGCTATTCCCCCAATTATCCCTCCCCATTTTACTGTTTGGTCATCACCAATTTCAGATGCTGCCGGAACAAGCACGGCAATCGCCAAAGAAAGATTTAAGGCTGTATAAGAAAAGGGCGAAGTAATTCCGTTCCAGCTGAATATTGGTAAATCATCCATACGATCAAGGAAGCCTGGCAACTGGATGGACAAGGTAAATAGGATAAAGCTGAATGTAATCATAATTGGCACCACAAAAGTGTTCACAGCAAATAAACCTTTCATACCAACAAGCATAACGATTAAGGAAAGGACTATTGTAAAGATAACACCGAAAGCTTTACTTAAGCCAAGCTGCTCTTCAAAGACTGCCCCTGCCCCTGACAGCATGACCGCACAGACTCCGATCAGCATGATTAGCATAAGGATATTCACTAAACTGCCTGCCACTCTCCCAAACAGGAATATAGTGAATTCCTGATAAGATTTCGCTTTTATTTTGACGGATATCCTCATTAATTTCGAACCTAAGCTTGAAAATATTAAGCCAGAAGCCAATATTCCAAAAAAACCAAGCAAACCAAACTGAGAGAAAAACTCTACAATTTCTTTTCCTGTTGCAAAACCAGCTCCTACAACAGTACCTACATATACAGCTGCAAGCTGAAAGGCTCCACTCCACTTGTTTTTCACGTATTTCCCTCCTTATCTAATCTATATGACAAAATGGACAAACAATGACGAGCATTTTCTTTGAAATCTTTATTTATTTCGTATAAAGTGTCTGTAAACTTTCTTCTTAAAGTGGAAAGTTGTAGGATTTAGTCTAAATATGTAATTTCCAAGAATTTCATCAGGCAAAATAGTTGAAAGTCAAAAAAGGTCAAAGTATAATCATAATTACAAAAGGTCAAAATTGATCAAAATTCAAAAGGAGGATTTAAAACATGAAATGTCAATTATGCCAAACTAACTATGCAAATGTGAGCTTACGTTTTGTTCTTAACAATGAAGAAAACACAGTGAATCTATGCCACAACTGCTATCAGAAAGAAAAACAAAAGATGGCATCACAACCTAATCAAATGTTTTTCCAACAATCTTCCCCTTTTGATGAATTGTTTAAATCACTTAATCAAAACTTTCAACAATCAGGGGCAGAAAAAGGAAACCAACAGGCTCCCGTTCCTAATAAAACTAACGGTATTTTAGATAAATTCGGAAAGAACTTAAATCAACTAGCTAATGCGGGACTTATTGATCCAGTAATTGGCCGCGAAAATGAAATTGAAAGAGTAATTGAGATATTAAATAGAAGAAACAAGAATAATCCTGTGCTTATCGGTGAGCCTGGTGTTGGTAAAACAGCTATTGCAGAAGGCTTAGCTTTGAAGATTTCAGAAGGAAATGTTCCTAAAAAACTAAAAAACAAGGAAATTTACTTGCTTGACGTTGCATCATTAGTAACGAACACAGGTATACGCGGACAATTTGAAGAACGAATGAAACAAATCATTCAAGAAATTCAAGAACGCAAAAACGTCATTGTCTTTATCGACGAAATTCATCAATTAGTTGGTGCTGGTTCTGCAGAAGGCTCCATGGATGCAGGAAATATTCTTAAACCAGCTTTAGCAAGAGGTGAGCTTCATATTATTGGTGCTACTACACTCAAAGAATATCGCCAAATTGAAAAAGATGCAGCACTTGAAAGACGCTTCCAACCAATTCAAGTGGCAGAACCAACAGTTTCTGCAGCTATCTCTATTTTGGAAGGAATTAAAGATAAATACGAAAAATTCCATGAAGTAGCATACACAGATGATGCAATTAAAGCTTGTGTTGAATTGTCACACCGTTATATCCAAGACCGATTCTTGCCAGACAAAGCAATCGACTTGCTTGATGAAGCAGGTTCTAAATTGAATCTTGCTTCTAGCTACACAAATACAGATGAAATTGACAACCGTCTTGCTGAAATTGCGAAAGCAAAAGAAGCTGCATTAAAAGAAGAAAACTATGAAGCAGCTGCAGCCTTACGTAAAGAAGAGCAAGAACTTGAAAAAGCATTAAATAATCCTAATACAGAAAAGCCTGTAGTGGATGTTTCCCTTATTCAAGAGCTAATTGAAAAGAAAACTGGTATTCCTGTTGGCAAACTGCAGCAGGATGAACAGCAAAAGATGAAGAACCTAGCAGAAAACCTTGAGGCGAAAGTTATTGGGCAAGAAGTTGCAGTCCAAAAAGTAGCGAAAGCTGTTAAAAGAAGTCGCGCTGGTTTAAAATCAAAAAACAGACCAATCGGAAGTTTCTTGTTTGTCGGACCAACTGGTGTTGGTAAAACAGAATTAACGAAAAACTTAGCAGCTGAATTATTCGGCAGCAAAGACAGCATGATTCGTTTAGACATGAGTGAATACATGGAAAAACACAGCATCAGCAAAATTATCGGCTCCCCTCCTGGCTATGTCGGCCATGAAGAAGCTGGTCAATTAACAGAGCAAGTAAGAAGAAATCCTTACAGCATCATCCTATTGGATGAAATTGAGAAGGCACACCCAGATGTCCAATCCATCTTCCTGCAAATATTAGAAGATGGCCGATTAACAGACAGCCAAGGTAGAACAGTAAGCTTTAAGGATAGTGTCATTATTATGACAAGTAACGCTGGCATTGGCGGCCATAAACGTATTGTCGTCGGCTTTGAAAACAATGCTGCACTTGAAGAAAGCACACTGCTGCAGTCATTGGGCAATTTCTTCAAACCAGAATTCCTTAACCGCTTTGATGCAATTGTCGAATTTAAATCACTAGAAAAAGAGCATCTATTGAAAATCACCGATTTATTGCTAGCAGACCTGTCTGATGCTCTAGCAGAACAGCATATTTCCCTAACAGTATCAGATGAAGCGAAGGAAAAACTAGTAGAACTGGGAACACACCCAGACTTCGGTGCTCGACCATTAAGAAGAGTCATTCAAGAGCATCTCGAAGACAGCCTGGCTGATTTCATTCTCGATGAACCTGGAGCTGCAGAATTAACTGCGCTGTTAGAAGAAGATAAAATCATCATCCAAAAAGTGAACAGCAGCACCGTTGTCCAATAATAACCTGTTAAAAACGCTCAGTAGAAAATTCTGAGCGTTTTTTCTTATTTACTTCCTACAATTTCACAGTTTATTAGGTAAAATCATAAACTTCCTCACTCCAAATTAGACATCATTTTACTAAAAAAAATCTACATGGTAGAATAAATATTGGCTTTAAACTAAATCAACAGACTTTTTAACGTGTTACCTCTTTTACGAGGTAAACTTATTTACAATACATATTTATATGCTGTAAGGAGCTACTTAAATGAAATACAAAAAACTAATAATGCTGGGTACCATCTTCATGACAATACTTGCCGCATGTGATAAAGATACCGGGGATGGCGGCACAGAGGAAACTGTCCCAACTACTATCATCCAAAACAAAGAAATTTACCGCATTGCAGAGCCAGTTAAAGTCAGTGCTGCTAGGGGTGCAATTGTTAACAATGTTGACAATATAGTGGACATAAAAGAGCTAGAAATGGGTCTCATGGATTTGTCGACAGACTATTTCCCGACAGATAACTATTATCTTCAAGAAGGCCAATATTTGGATTCTGCTACGATTAGCAGCTGGATTTCCAGAAAGTCTAAGGATCAAAAGGACGGTTTAAATCCGACCCTCACAGATACCGGCGACATTCTTAAGGATGAGAAAAAGGATCCGAAAATACTTTCTCATGTCTTAGAGCAGGATTATGTTAATAGCAAAGGTAAAATCCAGGGCATTTCTTTAGCCGTTTCATTAAATGAAATCTATTATATTCGTGCTACAGATGAAAAAGGATTGGTTTACACAGATGAAGTAGCTGTGGACACAACAGATAATGGCAAAAATGAAGTGGAAGAGCAAGGCAAAAGCATTGCTGAAACGATTCTTAAAAGAATTAGAGCAAATAGTGATATACCTGATGTACCGATATTTTTGACTTTATATCAAGAGACAAATAAAGGAAATATTGTGCCAGGTAAGTTTTTAGCCTCTTCTTATATTGATAAAAACGACAATACCATTGGTAAGTGGAAAGATATTAAACGAAAGTATATTGCTTTCCCTTCCAGTACTTTTGAAAGCCTAGACCGTTCTTTATCAAATGTACTTTCCACGCTTGAAGAAGATATTCAAGAGCAATTTAAAGAACTTAATATTATTATGACAGGTAAACTGCTTTATAATGAAGATGAATTATCCAATATTACCCTTAATATTGAAGCACCAAATATTACATCCTCGGAAACAACAGCTTTAATTGAATATGTCGGCGGCAAAATTGAGTCACAAATACTGCCAGACTATTTGCCAATCACTGTCCAGCTTTCAGGGACAAATGAAGCAGCGAAAGCTATTATGATTTGGGACCCTTCCGAAAAAGAGATTAAAACAGAAATATATGAATAACACCAACCAGCGAGATTATCTTGCTGGTTTTCTTTAATTTACTTCTAGGCACCTTTATCTTCCACACACATACCTTATAGGTAATAAAGGAGTTGACTTATACATGCATTCCTATCACCAAGTGCATTCACAGAGCTTACTGCCGCCTGGTCACTATAAATATTCTCAGCAATTCCCCAACATTATTCAACAACTCTCTCCTAGCTATACAGTATCAACAGAACCAGTTTTCCTTGATCACTTATTAATGAATATCGAAAAAAACATTCGTATTGTAACGACTATGGGCACGCTTGACGGAATCCTAAGTGGTGTTGCTATTGATCATATTCAGTTGACTGTCGGAAAAGCACACTATCATATTCGCTATCCTCATATCGTTTACTTTGTCGGCAAGCCTTAAAATCTTTAAGCAGCGTTTTTAAGAAAAAAGCACCCGAATTGTTAATCTAGCCAACAATTTGGGTGCTTACTGTATTATAAGTTACTGTCATCCACAAGTTTAAGCCAAGCATCAATTTCACCAATAACCGATTCGACACAGCCATCTTCAAATGGAGATAACAGATTTGCTTTTTTAACCAGCTCTGTAAACGGCAGGCTTCCACCTAACTGACAAAGCTGTACATAATCAGCCCAAGCCTCCTTTTGGTTCTCTCTGGAACGCTTCCAGAACTGGAATGCACAAATTTGGGCAAGGGTGTAGTCAATATAATAGAAAGGAGATGTATAAATATGGGACTGTCTTTGCCAGAAGCCGCCATTTTCTAAATAATCATTTCCGTCATAATCTTTATGTGGCATGTATTTTTGTTCGATATTTCTCCAAGCCTGCTTTCTTTCTTTCGGCGTCGCCTCAGGATTTTCATAAACCCAATGCTGAAACTCATCAACGGAAACTCCGTATGGAAGGAATAGCAGGGACGAGCTTAAATGGGTAAACTTATATTTATCGACATCTTCTTGGAAAAACAGCTCCATCCATGGCCATGTGAAGAACTCCATGCTCATGGAATGTATTTCAGCTGCCTCAAATGTCGGCCAATAGTATTCAGGAATATCAAAGTTAGCTCCGCTCGAATATACCTGGAAGGCGTGTCCTGCTTCATGTGTAAGGACATCAATATCTCCAGATGTACCATTAAAGTTAGAGAAAATAAATGGTGCCTTATAATTTTCAATGAAGGTGCAATAGCCTCCGCCAGCTTTGCCTTTTTTCGCTACAAGATCCATTAATCCATCTTCATTTAAATAGCTGAAAAACTCCCCTGTTTCCTTCGACAATTCACTATACATTTTTTGGCCGTTTTCAATAATCCAATCTGCATCCCCTTTAGGAGTAGCATTGCCTGATAAAAAGTTAATTGGCTCATCATAATACTTCAATGTATCAACATTAATACGGCTCTTTTGTCTTTCCTTTAGTTTTGTCGCAAGTGGTACAATATGCTCTTTAACTTGGTCTCTGAATTTAGCTACCATCTCTGCGTTGTAATCAGTACGATACATTCGGTAATAAGCAAGCTCCACAAAATTGCTGTAGCCTAATTTTGTTGCGATTTCCGTACGCACCTTTACCATATCATCATAAATGCGGTCAAGCTGTTCTTCATTTTCAGCTAAAAACGCAAACTTTTTCTCATTCGCTTCTTTCCTGACTGTTCTGTCCTTCGACTCTGCAAATGGCTCCATTTGCGCTAATGTTCTTTCTTCACCGTCAAAGATAATCTTGGCTGACGCCATTAACTTTGTATATTCAGTTGATAGCTTGTTTTCCTGTTGCAGCAATGAGACTACCTCGTCCGAAAACACCTTTAACTGTGCATCTGCCAATGCAAATAATTGCTTGCCCCATTTCTCTTCAAGAACAGCTTTGAATTTGGATTGAACAAGAGCTTCATAGTATTTCGTTTCCAGCCCTTCAATTTCAGGAGAAATCTCGTCAATATAGTCTTGTTCTTGTTGATAAAACTCATCAAGCGTATCTACGGAGTGGCGCACATAACAAATATTAAACTGTGTAGAAACATCATTGCGGAGCTTGTTGATTTTTTCAATTGCAGCTACTTGCTCTTCTACAACCTCAGCCGCATTAAAGGCTGTTAATAATGCTTCCATTTCTTCTTTTATTTTATTTACATCAGGTCTTTCATATGTAAATTCTGAAAACTTCATTTGTTTTCCCCCAATCATTTTCTAAAAAACTCCGTATATGCTCTTATATACGAAAAAATGGCTTTATTATAGTTATGCCTTCCTTTTCTTATTATACGCCTTACTGCCATATTCCTGCTTCAGGCTTACATTTTGTCTATATCACTATAATATTTTACAAAATGAAGAAAGAGGGGCTAATTGCCCCTCTTTCTTCACTAAATCACAATTGTTTTCCGCTGGCAGAAAGCCCTAATCTTTTAACAAGCTGAATAACAGTATCCTTTTCCTCAGCAGACAGCTCTGTCATTAGCTCATGAATTCTCTGCTCATGGCTTGGAAAAATGTTTTCGATCATTTCTTTGCCACTGTCTGTAATAGAAGCAAATGTCACCCTTCTATCTGTTGGACAAGCGACTCTTTTCAGATAACCTTTTTCCTCTAATTTATCCACGACATAGGTAATGCTTCCACTTGCAAGCAAAATTTTCCCGCCAATTTGCTGTAAAGGCTGATCACCTTTATGATAAAGCAGTTCTAAAACAGCAAACTCAGTTGGGTTTAGTCCATATGTGTGAATTAGTTTATTAACATTTTCATTAATTGCACGATATGCTCTTGACAGCACGATAAATAATTTTAATGATTGATTTGTTTCTTCATTACCCATAGCCAATCTTCCTTTTTAAAAAAATATCTCGAATTCAAATTAATTATACTTTTTTTCCTCATATTTGTCAATTTATCCTCTTTAGCATACATTTTTCTTGATAATGACGCAATATGATTCTTACCAAGACATCCTCTCAAACTTGAAAATACAACTATCAGCTTACTTCTTTTGTAATTTATGGTATATTATAAGTTTAAGATATAGTTTTTATTTGCATGACAAACTGTTGGAGTAGAAATGATGATCAGCCTAAAAAAAATATTATTATATTTATCTGTTGCCATTCTCCCGTTTCTTCTGGCAACAGGAATATTGATAAACAACAAACAAAAAGAAGAAACTGGCATGCGTGACAAAAATGCATTCCGCATTGCTTCTATTCATCAAAGGCAGTGGGATACATATATAAATAAAACCATTAATGCACTGGATACGGTCAGTATCCTCCTTGAATCTTCTTCAGGGATACATGAAAAAGACAAGACAGAGCAGTTTCTTAAGAAACTGCTTTTGCAAGAACAAATGTACGGCGGAATTTATATCCTTGATTCTGCTGGACATAGAATTGCCGGAACCGACAGAAAGATTGAAGAAATGGCAATTACCCAGGAAGAGTATGTAAAGACAGCTATTTATACAAAAGATACGACGGTTTCTAATAAAACAGAATATCTCGTGGATGGTCAAAAGGTGCTTGGGATTGCTAAACCAGTCTTAGACGAGGATAAGCATATAGAAAATATGATTATTGCCTTTTTAAGAGTGGATTATTTAACAAATATCATGGAAATGCTTACACCTAGAGACAATATTTCTATAATAAATGAAGAGGAAGAACTAATACTTACTATTAATAAGCCTATCAATCAAAATAGCACCACAATCGGATTGCCGATGGATAGTTTACCATGGAAGATCGTTGTCGAGCAAAAGGATATCAACATTCAAAAA
This window encodes:
- a CDS encoding ATP-dependent Clp protease ATP-binding subunit gives rise to the protein MKCQLCQTNYANVSLRFVLNNEENTVNLCHNCYQKEKQKMASQPNQMFFQQSSPFDELFKSLNQNFQQSGAEKGNQQAPVPNKTNGILDKFGKNLNQLANAGLIDPVIGRENEIERVIEILNRRNKNNPVLIGEPGVGKTAIAEGLALKISEGNVPKKLKNKEIYLLDVASLVTNTGIRGQFEERMKQIIQEIQERKNVIVFIDEIHQLVGAGSAEGSMDAGNILKPALARGELHIIGATTLKEYRQIEKDAALERRFQPIQVAEPTVSAAISILEGIKDKYEKFHEVAYTDDAIKACVELSHRYIQDRFLPDKAIDLLDEAGSKLNLASSYTNTDEIDNRLAEIAKAKEAALKEENYEAAAALRKEEQELEKALNNPNTEKPVVDVSLIQELIEKKTGIPVGKLQQDEQQKMKNLAENLEAKVIGQEVAVQKVAKAVKRSRAGLKSKNRPIGSFLFVGPTGVGKTELTKNLAAELFGSKDSMIRLDMSEYMEKHSISKIIGSPPGYVGHEEAGQLTEQVRRNPYSIILLDEIEKAHPDVQSIFLQILEDGRLTDSQGRTVSFKDSVIIMTSNAGIGGHKRIVVGFENNAALEESTLLQSLGNFFKPEFLNRFDAIVEFKSLEKEHLLKITDLLLADLSDALAEQHISLTVSDEAKEKLVELGTHPDFGARPLRRVIQEHLEDSLADFILDEPGAAELTALLEEDKIIIQKVNSSTVVQ
- a CDS encoding CamS family sex pheromone protein gives rise to the protein MKYKKLIMLGTIFMTILAACDKDTGDGGTEETVPTTIIQNKEIYRIAEPVKVSAARGAIVNNVDNIVDIKELEMGLMDLSTDYFPTDNYYLQEGQYLDSATISSWISRKSKDQKDGLNPTLTDTGDILKDEKKDPKILSHVLEQDYVNSKGKIQGISLAVSLNEIYYIRATDEKGLVYTDEVAVDTTDNGKNEVEEQGKSIAETILKRIRANSDIPDVPIFLTLYQETNKGNIVPGKFLASSYIDKNDNTIGKWKDIKRKYIAFPSSTFESLDRSLSNVLSTLEEDIQEQFKELNIIMTGKLLYNEDELSNITLNIEAPNITSSETTALIEYVGGKIESQILPDYLPITVQLSGTNEAAKAIMIWDPSEKEIKTEIYE
- a CDS encoding DUF2642 domain-containing protein, with the protein product MHSYHQVHSQSLLPPGHYKYSQQFPNIIQQLSPSYTVSTEPVFLDHLLMNIEKNIRIVTTMGTLDGILSGVAIDHIQLTVGKAHYHIRYPHIVYFVGKP
- a CDS encoding M3 family oligoendopeptidase: MKFSEFTYERPDVNKIKEEMEALLTAFNAAEVVEEQVAAIEKINKLRNDVSTQFNICYVRHSVDTLDEFYQQEQDYIDEISPEIEGLETKYYEALVQSKFKAVLEEKWGKQLFALADAQLKVFSDEVVSLLQQENKLSTEYTKLMASAKIIFDGEERTLAQMEPFAESKDRTVRKEANEKKFAFLAENEEQLDRIYDDMVKVRTEIATKLGYSNFVELAYYRMYRTDYNAEMVAKFRDQVKEHIVPLATKLKERQKSRINVDTLKYYDEPINFLSGNATPKGDADWIIENGQKMYSELSKETGEFFSYLNEDGLMDLVAKKGKAGGGYCTFIENYKAPFIFSNFNGTSGDIDVLTHEAGHAFQVYSSGANFDIPEYYWPTFEAAEIHSMSMEFFTWPWMELFFQEDVDKYKFTHLSSSLLFLPYGVSVDEFQHWVYENPEATPKERKQAWRNIEQKYMPHKDYDGNDYLENGGFWQRQSHIYTSPFYYIDYTLAQICAFQFWKRSRENQKEAWADYVQLCQLGGSLPFTELVKKANLLSPFEDGCVESVIGEIDAWLKLVDDSNL
- a CDS encoding MarR family winged helix-turn-helix transcriptional regulator produces the protein MGNEETNQSLKLFIVLSRAYRAINENVNKLIHTYGLNPTEFAVLELLYHKGDQPLQQIGGKILLASGSITYVVDKLEEKGYLKRVACPTDRRVTFASITDSGKEMIENIFPSHEQRIHELMTELSAEEKDTVIQLVKRLGLSASGKQL